The following are from one region of the Tachyglossus aculeatus isolate mTacAcu1 chromosome 13, mTacAcu1.pri, whole genome shotgun sequence genome:
- the LRRC61 gene encoding leucine-rich repeat-containing protein 61 — MEGRGEQEGSGQAGGQDGGPDGGQDGDTGRVTAQLLKARTGEFALDSILLLKLRGLGLTELGCLGDCTALEWLDLSGNALTHLGPLAGLRQLAVLNVSANRLVGLEPLAACESLQSLNAAGNQLAGLGQLQCLVGLRRLERLRLRDPVTRLTNPLCASPAYRGAVGDLLPGLKVIDGERVSGRGSDLYQLCRDLDSSLRRGAPGPGDAAPGVAQPWVEPGYWEVRAGRRGAVSILDEACRQFQDALRECRELARTADETLARAERALAPRGDTPSSFVF, encoded by the coding sequence ATGGAAGGTCGCGGGGAACAAGAAGGCAGCGGCCAGGCTGGTGGCCAGGACGGAGGCCCGGACGGTGGCCAGGACGGCGACACAGGGCGTGTCACGGCCCAGCTGCTCAAGGCGCGCACGGGTGAGTTCGCCCTGGACTCCATCCTGCTGCTGAAGCTGCGGGGCCTGGGGCTGACCGAGCTGGGCTGCCTGGGCGACTGCACCGCCCTAGAGTGGCTGGACCTGTCCGGCAAtgccctgacccacctgggcccTCTGGCCGGCCTGCGCCAGTTGGCCGTGCTCAACGTGTCGGCCAACCGGCTGGTCGGGCTGGAGCCTCTGGCCGCGTGCGAGAGCCTACAGAGCCTCAACGCCGCGGGCAACCAGCTGGCCGGACTGGGCCAGCTGCAGTGCCTGGTGGGCCTGCGGCGACTGGAACGACTGCGCCTCCGCGACCCGGTGACCCGGCTCACTAACCCCCTGTGCGCCAGCCCTGCGTACCGGGGGGCCGTTGGGGACCTGCTGCCAGGCCTCAAGGTCATCGATGGGGAGCGGGTGTCCGGCCGGGGCAGTGACCTGTACCAGCTCTGCCGAGACCTGGACAGTTCCCTGCGTCGGGGGGCCCCTGGTCCCGGCGACGCGGCCCCCGGGGTGGCTCAGCCCTGGGTGGAACCGGGCTACTGGGAGGTGCGGGCGGGCCGGCGCGGGGCCGTCTCCATCCTGGACGAGGCCTGCCGCCAGTTCCAGGATGCGCTGCGGGAATGCCGGGAGCTGGCCCGCACGGCCGACGAGACCCTGGCCCGGGCCGAGCGGGCCCTCGCCCCCCGAGGggacaccccctcctccttcgtcTTCTGA
- the RARRES2 gene encoding retinoic acid receptor responder protein 2, which yields MRQLLFQLVLLLAAPGAGPAGAAEEELSGLRLRGLQLALEDFHKHPPVQWAFKNIQMLSASHLEFSAGTFVKLQFRLQQTNCPKRDWRNSDCKLKPNGRKRICQACFKFDSKDQVLKRMVHCPMDSPNGRKDLEEVWEKQCSTVEQAGESPSNYYFPGQFAFSRALVRS from the exons ATGAGGCAGCTGCTGTTCCAGCTGGTCCTGCTGTTGGCAGCCCCGGGTGCGGGTCCCGCCGGGGCCGCCGAAGAGGAGTTGTCAGGCCTCCGGCTCCGGGGGCTGCAGCTGGCCTTGGAGGACTTCCACAAACACCCCCCTGTGCAATGGGCGTTCAAGAATATCCAAATGCTAAGCGCCTCCCACCTG GAGTTCTCAGCGGGGACGTTCGTGAAGCTGCAGTTTCGACTTCAGCAGACGAACTGCCCGAAGCGGGACTGGAGGAactcagactgcaagctcaagcCCAATGGG CGGAAGCGGATCTGCCAGGCCTGCTTCAAGTTTGACTCCAAGGATCAGGTCCTGAAAAGGATGGTTCACTGCCCCATGGACTCTCCAAATGGACGCAAG gacctggaggaggtatgggagaagcagtgcagcACGGTGGAGCAGGCCGGCGAGAGCCCAAGCAACTACTACTTCCCTGGCCAATTTGCCTTCTCCCGGGCATTGGTCCGCTCTTGA
- the REPIN1 gene encoding replication initiator 1, with the protein MSSEGRGPEPPQQDAHPGDPGDPVRPAPPPEPARPRVRRGLRPARRSGPGASCRCVRCGRRFPGRAALRVHARRRHGRGRPALACPECGRRFSHAPFLALHRRAHLAGGQLSCHRCGRGFPHWAALALHERSHAEPQLFACTDCERCFAHRRQLMAHQRCHPPAPRRFICGGCGQSFAWWAELVAHKRVHMPGPRPRGRPALGTAPGPPGAEDRPFQCARCDKRFRHKPNLIAHQRVHTGERPHQCPDCGKRFGNKPYLTSHRRIHTGEKPYACPECQRRFRHKPNLLSHRKIHQRDRPFPCPACGKRFTHRTHLLAHQRAHPAPDGPFLCPQCPRSFAHQRSLRAHQRLHAGQRPLARAQVANPAGRLRPAERPYPCPDCGRRFAQKDRLAAHRQDHAEERPFQCPDCGKGFRHKPYLVAHRRIHTGERPFLCPDCGKAFSQKSNLVSHRRVHTGEKPFPCPDCGRHFSQKSNLITHRKSHSGERPYSCAQCGESFGYKQKYLAHQKKHAP; encoded by the exons ATGa gCTCGGAGGGTCGCGGTCCTGAGCCCCCACAGCAGGACGCCCACCCCGGGGACCCCGGGGACCCCGtccggcccgccccgccccccgagccCGCCCGGCCgcgggtgaggagggggctcCGGCCAGCGCGGCGTTCGGGCCCGGGGGCGTCCTGCCGGTGCGTGCGGTGCGGGAGGCGGTTCCCGGGGCGGGCGGCCCTGCGGGTCCACGCCCGGCGACGCCACGGCCGGGGGCGGCCGGCCCTGGCCTGCCCCGAGTGCGGGCGGCGGTTCAGCCACGCGcccttcctggccctccaccggCGGGCACACCTGGCGGGCGGCCAGCTCAGCTGCCACCGGTGCGGGCGAGGCTTCCCGCACTGGGCCGCCCTGGCGCTGCACGAGAGGAGCCACGCGGAGCCGCAGCTCTTCGCCTGCACTGACTGCGAGCGCTGCTTCGCCCACCGACGCCAGCTCATGGCCCACCAGCGCTGCCACCCGCCCGCCCCGCGCCGCTTCATCTGCGGCGGCTGCGGGCAGAGCTTCGCCTGGTGGGCCGAGCTGGTGGCCCACAAGAGGGTCCACatgcccgggccccgcccccggggccgccCGGCCCTGGGCACGGCCCCGGGCCCGCCGGGGGCGGAGGACCGGCCCTTCCAGTGCGCCCGCTGCGACAAGCGCTTCCGCCACAAGCCCAACCTCATCGCCCACCAGCGGGTCCACACGGGCGAGCGGCCGCACCAGTGCCCCGACTGCGGCAAGCGCTTTGGCAACAAGCCCTACCTGACCTCCCACCGGCGCATccacacgggcgagaagccctACGCCTGCCCGGAGTGCCAGCGCCGCTTCCGCCACAAGCCCAACCTGCTGTCCCACCGCAAGATCCACCAGCGGGACCGGCCCTTCCCGTGCCCGGCCTGCGGGAAGCGCTTCACCCACAGGACCCACCTGCTGGCCCACCAGCGGGCCCACCCGGCCCCGGACGGGCCCTTCCTCTGCCCGCAGTGCCCCCGGAGCTTCGCCCACCAGCGCTCCCTGCGTGCCCACCAGCGGCTGCACGCCGGCCAGCGCCCCTTGGCCCGGGCCCAGGTGGCCAACCCGGCCGGCCGGCTCCGCCCGGCCGAGcgcccctacccctgccccgaCTGCGGCCGCCGCTTCGCCCAGAAGGACCGCCTGGCCGCCCACCGGCAGGACCACGCCGAGGAGCGCCCCTTCCAGTGCCCCGACTGCGGCAAGGGCTTCCGCCACAAGCCCTACCTGGTGGCCCACCGCCGCATCCACACGGGCGAGCGCCCCTTCCTCTGCCCGGACTGCGGCAAGGCCTTCAGCCAGAAGTCCAACCTGGTGTCCCACCGGCGCGTccacacgggcgagaagcccttcccctgccccgacTGCGGCCGCCACTTCAGCCAGAAGTCCAACCTCATCACCCACCGCAAGAGCCACAGTGGCGAGCGGCCCTACTCCTGCGCCCAGTGCGGCGAGAGCTTCGGCTACAAGCAGAAGTACCTGGCCCACCAGAAGAAGCATGCCCCCTGA